A genomic region of Pseudomonas sp. KU43P contains the following coding sequences:
- the paaH gene encoding 3-hydroxyacyl-CoA dehydrogenase PaaH, with the protein MHALDTHALVAVIGAGAMGAGIAQVAAQAGHPVKLYDNRPGAAAQAVAGIDQQLGRLVEKGKLQAETRLAIVARLQPVEAIETLADARLVIEAIVENLQVKQGLLRQLEDLCAPGCILASNTSSLSITSLAAGLKRPEQVVGMHFFNPAPLMALVEVVCGLATDPAIAASVYETAKAWGKQPVHARSTPGFIVNRVARPFYAESLRLLQEGAADCATLDALLRDAGGFRMGAFELTDLIGHDVNYAVTCSVFEAFYGDFRFQPSLVQKELVDAGRLGRKSGQGFYSYAEGAQRPQPAALHSPLTVEHCVVEGDLGVMKPLVERLRGSGSSIVQRDGRGLIRVGEATLALSDGRLASQRAREDGLRNLVLVDLALDYRSASRIAITWSADTTAEARDQAVALLQRAGLQVAAVADLPGLVVLRTVAMLANEAADAVLQGVGSAADIDLAMRAGVNYPRGPLAWAEQIGLGYTLRVLDNLQRSYGESRYRPSLLLRRIDAQGARLHD; encoded by the coding sequence ATGCACGCACTGGACACTCATGCCCTGGTGGCGGTGATCGGCGCTGGGGCCATGGGCGCCGGCATCGCCCAGGTCGCAGCCCAGGCCGGGCACCCGGTCAAGCTCTACGACAACCGCCCCGGTGCAGCAGCCCAGGCCGTGGCAGGCATCGACCAGCAACTCGGGCGCCTGGTGGAAAAAGGCAAGCTGCAGGCCGAGACCCGGCTCGCCATCGTCGCCCGCCTGCAGCCGGTCGAGGCGATCGAGACCCTCGCCGATGCGCGGCTGGTGATCGAGGCCATCGTCGAGAACCTGCAGGTCAAGCAAGGGCTGCTGCGTCAGCTCGAAGACCTGTGCGCGCCAGGCTGCATCCTCGCCAGCAACACCTCGTCGCTGTCCATCACCAGCCTTGCCGCTGGCCTGAAGCGGCCCGAGCAGGTGGTTGGCATGCATTTTTTCAACCCGGCGCCTTTGATGGCACTGGTAGAAGTCGTCTGCGGCCTGGCCACCGACCCCGCCATCGCCGCCAGCGTGTACGAAACGGCCAAGGCCTGGGGCAAGCAGCCTGTACATGCCCGCTCTACCCCTGGCTTCATCGTCAACCGCGTGGCCCGGCCGTTTTACGCCGAAAGCCTACGCCTGCTGCAGGAAGGTGCGGCGGACTGCGCGACGCTGGATGCCCTGCTGCGCGACGCCGGTGGTTTCCGCATGGGAGCCTTCGAGCTCACCGACCTGATCGGCCACGACGTCAACTACGCCGTCACCTGCTCGGTGTTCGAGGCCTTCTATGGCGACTTCCGCTTCCAGCCCTCGCTGGTGCAGAAGGAGTTGGTCGATGCCGGGCGCCTCGGGCGCAAGAGCGGCCAAGGTTTCTACAGCTATGCCGAGGGCGCGCAACGCCCTCAGCCGGCTGCGCTGCACAGCCCGCTGACGGTCGAGCACTGCGTGGTCGAAGGTGATCTGGGCGTCATGAAACCGCTGGTCGAGCGCTTGCGTGGCAGCGGTTCGAGCATCGTCCAGCGTGACGGCCGCGGCCTGATCCGAGTCGGCGAGGCCACCCTGGCGCTGTCCGATGGCCGCTTGGCCAGCCAACGCGCCCGTGAAGACGGCCTGCGCAACCTGGTACTGGTCGACCTCGCCCTGGATTACCGCAGCGCCTCGCGCATCGCCATCACCTGGTCGGCCGACACCACGGCCGAGGCTCGCGACCAGGCCGTGGCGTTGCTGCAGCGCGCCGGCCTGCAGGTCGCGGCCGTGGCCGACCTGCCTGGTCTGGTGGTGCTGCGTACCGTGGCCATGCTCGCCAACGAAGCCGCCGACGCCGTGCTGCAAGGCGTCGGCAGCGCGGCCGACATCGACCTGGCCATGCGCGCCGGGGTCAATTACCCCCGCGGCCCGCTGGCCTGGGCCGAGCAGATCGGCCTGGGCTACACCCTGCGCGTGCTGGACAACCTGCAGCGCAGCTACGGCGAAAGCCGCTACCGCCCCTCCCTGCTGCTGCGCCGCATCGATGCCCAAGGAGCTCGCCTGCATGACTGA
- the paaI gene encoding hydroxyphenylacetyl-CoA thioesterase PaaI yields the protein MTDLHRTPDQLAQACADAMLSRDQASQGLGISLVNAGAGRACLRMPVRADMIQGHGTCHGGYLFALADSAFAFACNSYDEATVALGCSIDYVAPALRGDLLTATASEQARKGRTGLYDVRIENQRGELIALFHGKSYKVRGTVLAQENQDD from the coding sequence ATGACTGACCTGCACCGCACCCCCGACCAACTGGCCCAGGCCTGCGCCGACGCCATGCTTTCCCGCGACCAGGCTTCCCAGGGCCTGGGCATCAGCCTCGTCAATGCCGGCGCCGGCCGTGCCTGCCTGCGCATGCCGGTGCGCGCCGACATGATCCAGGGCCACGGCACCTGCCACGGCGGCTACCTCTTCGCCCTGGCCGACTCGGCCTTCGCTTTCGCCTGCAACAGCTATGACGAAGCCACCGTCGCCCTGGGCTGCAGCATCGATTACGTCGCCCCGGCGCTGCGCGGCGACCTGCTCACCGCCACGGCCAGCGAACAGGCGCGCAAGGGGCGCACCGGGCTGTACGACGTGCGCATCGAAAACCAGCGTGGCGAGCTGATCGCCCTGTTCCATGGCAAATCCTACAAAGTGCGCGGCACGGTGCTTGCGCAGGAGAACCAAGATGACTGA
- the pcaF gene encoding 3-oxoadipyl-CoA thiolase: MTEHTLSEALIIDAVRTPIGRYGGALSRVRADDLAAVPIKALVERHPELDWQAIDDVILGCANQAGEDNRNVARMAALLAGLPISVPGTTLNRLCGSGMDAIGNAARALRCGEAGLMLAGGVESMSRAPFVMGKSEQAFGRSAELFDTTIGWRFVNTLMKAEHGIDSMPETAENVAEQFEISRADQDAFALHSQHKAAAAQARGRLAREIVPVEIAQRKGPALRVEQDEHPRADTTIEQLAKLGTPFRQGGSVTAGNASGVNDGACALLLASSEAARRHGLKPRGRIVGMAVAGVEPRIMGIGPVPATRKVLALTGLSLDDMDVIELNEAFAAQGLAVLRELGLQDDDPRVNPNGGAIALGHPLGMSGARLITTALHELEETAGRYALCTMCIGVGQGIAMVIERL, translated from the coding sequence ATGACTGAACACACCCTGTCCGAGGCGCTGATCATCGACGCCGTGCGCACACCCATCGGCCGTTACGGCGGTGCCTTGAGCCGCGTGCGCGCCGACGACCTGGCCGCCGTGCCGATCAAGGCACTGGTCGAACGCCACCCGGAACTGGACTGGCAAGCCATCGACGATGTGATCCTCGGCTGCGCCAATCAGGCCGGTGAAGACAACCGCAACGTCGCCCGCATGGCGGCGCTGCTGGCCGGGCTGCCGATCAGCGTGCCGGGCACCACCCTCAACCGCCTGTGCGGCTCGGGCATGGACGCCATCGGCAATGCCGCCCGCGCCCTGCGCTGCGGCGAGGCCGGCCTGATGCTGGCAGGCGGTGTCGAGTCGATGTCGCGCGCGCCGTTCGTCATGGGCAAGTCCGAACAGGCCTTCGGGCGCAGCGCCGAGCTGTTCGACACCACCATCGGCTGGCGTTTCGTCAACACGCTGATGAAGGCCGAGCACGGCATCGACTCGATGCCGGAAACGGCGGAAAACGTCGCCGAACAGTTCGAGATTTCCCGCGCCGACCAAGATGCCTTCGCCCTGCACAGCCAGCACAAGGCTGCAGCTGCCCAGGCTCGCGGCCGCCTGGCACGGGAGATCGTGCCGGTGGAGATTGCCCAGCGCAAAGGCCCGGCCTTGCGTGTGGAGCAGGACGAGCACCCGCGTGCCGACACCACGATCGAGCAACTGGCCAAGCTCGGCACGCCGTTCCGCCAGGGCGGAAGCGTCACTGCCGGCAATGCCTCGGGCGTCAACGATGGTGCCTGTGCTCTGCTGCTGGCCAGCAGCGAAGCCGCCCGTCGCCATGGCCTCAAACCACGCGGGCGGATCGTCGGCATGGCCGTGGCCGGAGTCGAGCCGCGCATCATGGGCATCGGCCCGGTGCCGGCGACCCGCAAGGTGCTGGCCCTGACCGGCCTGTCGCTGGACGACATGGACGTGATCGAACTCAACGAAGCCTTCGCCGCCCAGGGCCTGGCCGTGCTGCGCGAGCTGGGGTTGCAAGACGATGACCCGCGGGTCAACCCCAATGGCGGCGCCATCGCCCTCGGCCACCCGCTGGGCATGAGCGGTGCACGGTTGATCACCACAGCCCTGCACGAACTGGAAGAAACCGCCGGACGCTACGCCCTGTGCACCATGTGCATCGGTGTTGGCCAAGGCATTGCCATGGTCATCGAACGTCTCTGA